The genomic stretch GGTGCTTCATACGGACGCATCCTGATCGAGAAGGGGTGGAGCCCTCGGCGTCCCGGTTCTCCGTCCAGGGCCAGCTCAGCACGTTATGGATACTCAAGGATAGAGATCGAGTCCTAGAGTCATTCGCGACCTAGGCGCCTGCCGCCTTCAACGTATCTGAGCAGTCGCATTTCTTCCTCGCTTCAGGGATCTTCGGCAGGGTGGACGTGATGAGCTTCTGGATCTTGTCCACGTTCTCCGCCATGGTCTTGAGGATCATGGCCGTGTCCACCGGATGCTCGGTCCAGACATCGTAATCGGTGATCATGGCCAAGGACACGTAGCACATCTCCATCTCCTTCGCCAGCTGGCATTCCGGGCACAGGGTCATGCCGATGACGTCCGCGAAAGCCCTGAACATGAGCGATTCCGCTCTGGTGGAGAACCTCGGTCCCTCGATGCAGATGTACGTTCCATCCTTGTGATGCGGGATCTTCAGTCGCTTGGCTTCCTTGACAAATATGTCCCGCAGCTCGGAGCAGAACGGATCTGCCATGGAGACGTGCACCGTCTTCGCTCCATCGTAGAACGTATAGTCGCGCTTCTTGGTGAAATCGATGAACTGGTCCGCAATGACTATCTGGCCGGGCTCGTACTCCTCCTGCAAAGAACCAACGGCGCAGGGCGAAATGACCCGCTCCACGCCGCACTGCTTCAACGCCCATATGTTGGCACGATAATTGACCTTATGTGGAGGGAAGACGTGCCATTTCCCGTGTCGGGGGAGCAATGCCACCATCAATCCATCTATCTCTCCGATCTGGATATCGTCCGATGGTGCCCCATAGGGAGTGGAGAGCTTGACCGTCTCTTTGAGCTCGAACATCTCCGGGTCGTAGACCCCGGTGCCGCCGATGATCCCGATGCGCGCCTGCGTTTTCATCATGAGTGAATCTCTCAGGAACGAGTTAAAAGCCTTGGTCCGCCGCTCCTCATTCATATGATTGAGATCGGAGGTCACAGGATTAACAGGTAAGAAACTTCTCGCCTGAGCGAAGGATAGGGGGCATTAGCTTTATTTAACCACCCTCATGTTCCCTGCGGTCCGATGGACGCGAAGACGGAGGTCAACCCCATCTGGGCGTGCAGGGGTTTCCCGGCGTTCCCGGTGGTCTTGGTTGCGGTCGGCAATGCCAAAGAAAAGGTCGAGTGCAACGTGATGACCGTGGTCTTGGTGCACATGTTCTCCTTCGATCCTCCTGTTATTGGAGTGGGCGTTTCTCCTTGCCGTTACACATTCGATCTGATGAACAAGCATGATGAGTTCACGGTGAACATACCCGGAAAGGAGCTGGTGGAGGAGGTCCTCTTCTGCGGCCAGAAGTGTGGTCGGGAGACGAACAAGTTCGAGGAATGTGGGTTCACGGTCACTCCAGGCAAAGTGGTCAACGCACCCATCATCGAGGAATGCCTTGTGAACCTGGAATGCAAGAAACGCCAGGTGATCGATGCCGGCGATCACGTCTGGTTCCTAGGCGAAGTGGTGCACGGAGAATCCGTGCAAGGCGAGCTGCGGGAGCGGGCGATTCTCTACTGGGGCGGGGAGTTCCGCGTCATCGGCAACTGCATCAGGAAGCGTTAGTCGCTAGGAACACCCACCGTCCTATCGCTCTTAAGGGTGCTAAGGTTTTTCTACAACGCGCATCAATCTTCTTGCCGGTGGTAGATATGGCGAAAGAACCGGAAAAGATAGATCTAGACGTTTTCGATGCGATCGCACATCTCCCTCCTGCACCAGTCCTGCTGGTGGCATCGGGGGACAAGGAACAGGACTGGAACGTGACCACGGTGGGCATGTTCAACGTGTTCTCCCTCTTCCCCGTGATCGTAGGCATCGGGGTCAAAACCTCCCGCAACATCTACCGCCTCATCGCCGACTCGAAGGACTTCACGATCAACGTTCCCTCGGTGGATTTGATCAAATCGGTGGAGGTATGCGGAAAGGAATCGGGCGTGCGCAAGAACAAGTTCAAGGAGGCTGGCCTTACGCCGATCAAGGGCAAGCGCACGAACTCGCCCATCATCAAGGAATGCTGGCTCAACATCGAATGCAAGAAGCTGACGAGCGAGAAGAAGAAGATGGAGAGCGTGGCGCACCTGGGCGAGTTCGACGTCGGAGATCACACCTGGTTCCTCGGCCAGATCGTGCACACCGAGGTCTGGAGCAATTACGATCGAGGCAAATCGTTGCTCTTCTGGGACGGCGAGTATCGCACCGCCCCCAATGTGGTGAGGGGTAAGGAATGAGGTTCGCGCCGTTCCTGCTCGAGGACTGGCTCATCAAGTGCCGAGGGGCAGCCATAGATCTCGACCATTCCGGAGCGCCGACGCCTTTCGGGGACGGTTTCGATCCATGCATCGGTGGCGAGGCCTGGCTCGACGACCTGGAACTAGAGGAGAAGCTGGTTCGACTATTAGCCAAGCAGTACCGGGTCAAGGAGAGCAAGATCGTCCTCACGGGCGGGGCGCAGAACGCTAACTATCTTTTCCTGCAATCCTGCGCTCCTCACACCGACGCCGTGGCCATCGAAACACCGACCTATGCTCCCATGCGGGCTTCGGCAGATGCCATGGTTTCCAAGGTGATTGAGGTCAAACGAACGAGCAAGGACCATTTCTCCTTGTCACCAGAGCAGGTCGCCAAAGCGATCAACAGGGGAGCGAAAGCGGTCCTGCTCACGAACCTGCACAACCCTTCCGCAAGAATGCTGTCCGATGAAGAGCTGAGAGCGATCCTAGAAGAGGCAGCGAGGAAGAGCGTCCCGGTGCTGTGCGATGAGATCTACCGGGAGATGTCCTATGCACGGCCTTCGAAGCCTGTCTGCAGCCTGGGCGAAAATGGCGTCTCGACCTGCGGCATGACCAAGCTCTGGGGACTGGGGGGACTCCGGATAGGTTGGCTCGTCGGACCGGAGGACATCGTGAAGAGGGTGAGGATGACCCGGCTCTACTCCGCCTATCACCTTCCGTCCCGTTCCATGGCCGTGGCCTTCCGGGCGTTGCAGGAAAAACAATGGTTCCGGGACCGGGTGCTACGCATGGCCAAACACAACCTTCCAGTGCTGGACGAATGGCTGGAGGAAGAGGAACGAGTCAAGGTGCGGAGACCGGACGGCGGTCTGATGTTCCTCGCCATGCTGCCGAAAGGTCTGAACGACGAGGAGTTCGCTCTGAGGCTCTTCAGGAAGCACAAGACAGCGGTATGCCCCGGAAGATACTTCGGCATCGGAGGGGCGATCCGAGTCACATTCTCCTGTGGAAGGTCCGACTTCCAGCAGGGCCTCAATCACATCTCGTCCACGTTGGATGCGATGCTCTAGTCCGATGGCGGCTTCGCTTTGACGT from Methanomassiliicoccales archaeon encodes the following:
- a CDS encoding S-methyl-5'-thioadenosine phosphorylase, whose protein sequence is MMKTQARIGIIGGTGVYDPEMFELKETVKLSTPYGAPSDDIQIGEIDGLMVALLPRHGKWHVFPPHKVNYRANIWALKQCGVERVISPCAVGSLQEEYEPGQIVIADQFIDFTKKRDYTFYDGAKTVHVSMADPFCSELRDIFVKEAKRLKIPHHKDGTYICIEGPRFSTRAESLMFRAFADVIGMTLCPECQLAKEMEMCYVSLAMITDYDVWTEHPVDTAMILKTMAENVDKIQKLITSTLPKIPEARKKCDCSDTLKAAGA
- a CDS encoding flavin reductase family protein — encoded protein: MDAKTEVNPIWACRGFPAFPVVLVAVGNAKEKVECNVMTVVLVHMFSFDPPVIGVGVSPCRYTFDLMNKHDEFTVNIPGKELVEEVLFCGQKCGRETNKFEECGFTVTPGKVVNAPIIEECLVNLECKKRQVIDAGDHVWFLGEVVHGESVQGELRERAILYWGGEFRVIGNCIRKR
- a CDS encoding flavin reductase family protein translates to MAKEPEKIDLDVFDAIAHLPPAPVLLVASGDKEQDWNVTTVGMFNVFSLFPVIVGIGVKTSRNIYRLIADSKDFTINVPSVDLIKSVEVCGKESGVRKNKFKEAGLTPIKGKRTNSPIIKECWLNIECKKLTSEKKKMESVAHLGEFDVGDHTWFLGQIVHTEVWSNYDRGKSLLFWDGEYRTAPNVVRGKE
- a CDS encoding pyridoxal phosphate-dependent aminotransferase, translating into MRFAPFLLEDWLIKCRGAAIDLDHSGAPTPFGDGFDPCIGGEAWLDDLELEEKLVRLLAKQYRVKESKIVLTGGAQNANYLFLQSCAPHTDAVAIETPTYAPMRASADAMVSKVIEVKRTSKDHFSLSPEQVAKAINRGAKAVLLTNLHNPSARMLSDEELRAILEEAARKSVPVLCDEIYREMSYARPSKPVCSLGENGVSTCGMTKLWGLGGLRIGWLVGPEDIVKRVRMTRLYSAYHLPSRSMAVAFRALQEKQWFRDRVLRMAKHNLPVLDEWLEEEERVKVRRPDGGLMFLAMLPKGLNDEEFALRLFRKHKTAVCPGRYFGIGGAIRVTFSCGRSDFQQGLNHISSTLDAML